The Acetivibrio cellulolyticus CD2 genome segment AGTCCTGCAGTGCCGGTATTTGGAAGCAGGGAGCGCAAGCTTAAAAAAGGTGATATGGTATTTATTGACATTGGGTGCGGTGTAGAGGGCTATCACACTGACAAGACTATGACTTATATGTTTGGAAGTTCCCTTTGCGAAGACGCAATCGATGCTCACAGAAAATGTGTTGAAATACAGAATCAAATAGCGGAAATGTTAAAACCAGGTGAGATACCGTCAAACATATATAAAACTGTTATTAGTAGACTAAGAGATGATTTTTTGAAAAATTTTATGGGTTTTGGTGAGAGGCAGGTTAAGTTTTTAGGCCACGGTATAGGCCTTATTGTGGATGAATTACCTGTCATTGCTCAAGGATTTGATGAACCTCTTCAGACTGGAATGGTTTTTGCTGTTGAGCCAAAAAAGGGGATCAAAAATGTTGGAATGGTAGGAATTGAGAACACGTTCCTTGTTACTCAGCAGGGTGGAAGGTGTATCACAGGTGATAACATGGGCCTGATTCCTGTATATTGAAAATATTTTTATAGTTATCTTCATTAAAAAAGATGCCGATAATTTTAGATGTGGCGGTTGAAATTGGAACAAATATAAGTTATGCTTATATATATTCTCATTTTCGACAGTTGAAAAGAAATAAAGAGGCAATAAACCGCTTAGTTGTGCGGTTTCAGCCTCTTTTTAATGTTCGTATAATGTTGTATGTAAATAGCTATGTTAAAATATTTTTGATCTTTTTATTGAGTTCTTTAGGTTGGTAATATTTTTTAACTAAACCAAGCTCAAACACAGCATTTAATGCTGTACATACCTGGGAACCATTGTATATTGATTGATAGTACATGTCTTGTACGTTTATTACCTCCATATTCTTTAGCGTTTCAATTATGTTTTCTGTGGTGAAATGTGTCCCATAATCATCGAGTTTAACCTCAAGAAGTCGATATATAAGGAGTGCAGTATAACATACCATAAAGTGAGCGATTATTCGCTCTCTGTTGCGGTGGTGAACTGGACGAGCTGAGAAGTTTGTTTTCATTACTCTGAAACAATCCTCGATCTTGTACCTTTTGGAACTTATTTCGATGATTGTTTTAACATCCTCATCTAAATTTGTGGCTATGGCATAATAACCATCATATTTTTCTTCTTTCATCATTACACTTTGATCAATGTAGTAAGAGTCTATCACTTTATCCCCAGATTTTGATATTGAATTTCTTTTTATAAAACGCGTAACATCGTGGGNNNNNNNNNNNNNNNNNNNNNNNNNNNNNNNNNNNNNNNNNNNNNNNNNNNNNNNNNNNNNNNNNNNNNNNNNNNNNNNNNNNNNNNNNNNNNNNNNNNNTTGGATTAGATACCTATATTTTACTAGAAGCAGAGGGGGAAAACGAATAAAAATAATCAATTTGAAATGCAGTAAATTCAAGCGTTATAGCATTTCGCAAATAACTAATATATTAAAATTAGGGGTAAATTTACATGAAAAGTTAGGTTTTGTTTGTCAGTATTTTTGTTTGTTGTAACTGCATTTGCTTCTGTAGCCAATGCGGCTGATAACATTGCTGAAAGTCCGGATGTGAAAATAGTTATTGAAGGTGAAATGGGAACATATAACGATGTTACCATAATTGCAAATGGCAGAACTATGCNNNNNNNNNNNNNNNNNNNNNNNNNNNNNNNNNNNNNNNNNNNNNNNNNNNNNNNNNNNNNNNNNNNNNNNNNNNNNNNNNNNNNNNNNNNNNNNNNNNNGGAATTGAGAACACGTTCCTTGTTACTCAGCAGGGTGGAAGGTGTATCACAGGTGATAACATGGGCCTGATTCCTGTATATTGAAAATATTTTTATAGTTATCTTCATTAAAAAGATGCCGATAATTTTAGATGTGGCGGTTGAAATTGGAACAAATATAAGTTATGCTTATATATATTAAATAGGCATTTGCAAAATGACTTAAAAAATCAGATGTAAAAAGTTAGAAGAGATGTAAAATGGACTTTGATAACTTAAGAGGGATATATGTTAGTGATTTGACTGAAAAACCAGAACCTTGTTGATGAAATTACAGCACAAATAAGCTTATGTATAAGACATAAGTTTCAAGAGTAAGTTAGTAAAATCNNNNNNNNNNNNNNNNNNNNNNNNNNNNNNNNNNNNNNNNNNNNNNNNNNNNNNNNNNNNNNNNNNNNNNNNNNNNNNNNNNNNNNNNNNNNNNNNNNNNGTTTATTTTAAGATCATGGTATATCTTCTGCAGAATAAAATACCCCATATTTACCCGATTACTTGAAGATACAAGGTCATTGCTTGATTTAATCTTTTCATCAAAATCTATAACCACCTCCATTGAGACCTTGTTATTCTTCAGTTCATCATTATACTTCTGAATCTGTTTTTTTGCATAGGACAAAGGATCACTTGTAATCTTCAAGAGATCAGAATGTTTCCCAATTTTTGCAACATTTTTGTAGTTGTTTTTTTCCCATTTCGAAATCCTTGTTGGGCGTAGTAAATGGGATCTTTTGCATGTTTGTCATAATATAGTTTCATATACTTATCATATCAAAACATACAACAAAATACAACATAATTACAACATATACAACAAATTTTATTTAGAATTTGACACAAAAAAAGCCGATATTTAGCGGCTTTTGAATTAATTATTTATTTAGCAACTGTCGAAAACCCGTTATATTTCTCGCATGTCCTGAAAAATCATATTACGAGGTTACTAACACTATTAATTATTCTACTGCATTTTTTTTATTTCTTCAATAAGCAAAAGGAAGGCAGGTAAATATATTGAATTTGGAGGATTTATATATTAAAATATTGTATNNNNNNNNNNNNNNNNNNNNNNNNNNNNNNNNNNNNNNNNNNNNNNNNNNNNNNNNNNNNNNNNNNNNNNNNNNNNNNNNNNNNNNNNNNNNNNNNNNNNAAGATATTTTCAGATACATTTGGTGCTACATCCAGCAGCATTATTGAAGAATTCTTTTCTGTTGATGAAATTTCGTATATGCCAATTGAAGAACTGGTTGACTTTATCAGCAAAAAAGGTAAGGGGCCGCTTTGATAATCCTGATGAAATTGCAGCCACTCTTCAGAAAGCTGCAAGAAGTTCATACCGTCTTCCCAAAACGGTTACTCATTCAGTAAATCAGGTACTTGCTGTGTCTTTTTCGGCTATAAAAGCTTATAAGGAACAGCTCAAAATCTTTGATAAGGCTATTGAGGAACAAATTAAACTTATTCCTAATCCTTTAACCTCTATCAAAGGAATCGGCCCTGTATACTCTGCCGGAATAATAGCAGAAATTGGTGATATTCATCGTTTCAAAGATCATGCTGCATTAGCTAAATTTGCGGGTATTTCCTGGACAAAACACCAATCAGGAAACTTTACGGCTTCAAATACTAAATTAATTAAGTTTGGTAACCGTTATTTGCGTTACTACTTCATGGAAGCAACTAACAAAGTGAGATTGCACGATCACGAGTTAAAACGCTTCTATGAATTAAAATATAGCCAAACCCCAAAAACAGCTCATAAAAGGGCACTTGCATTAACTGCCAGAAAATTCGTTCGACTTGTCTATGCACTGCTGCATAGCAATCGACTTTATATTCCACCAAAAGGAGATTAATTTCCATTTGGTTAACCATATCCTACCATATTTACAAACTTACTTTGGTAGGCTTAATAGGTGATGCCTTTTTATGCTCAAAACCGGTAAAATATCATCAATATTTCTAAATTTATTTCCAATTTGGTATTGACATTTTACCGCTGGACTTTAAAGCACCAAGTTCTCTGAGTGTAGTGTTTAAAGACTCCAGATCATCAACATTCAATGTTTTAACATCCTTATTTATCTTTTTGACAAACCCTATTAAGGTCTTTCCTGGACCAATTTCCACAAAAGTGTCTACTCCATCATCAATCATTTTTCTAATGGATTCCTCAAAAAGAACAGGACTGCTAACCTGACTGACAAGCAAGTCTTTAACCACTGATTTATCTAAAATATATTCAGCTGTAACATTTGTTACTACAGGAATTTTCATATCATTAAACATTATTTTATCAAGTTCTGCCGAGAGTTTTTCCCCTGCTGGTTTTAACATACTGCAATGGAAAGGTGCACTTACTGGCAGCATCATAGCCCTTTTAGCTCCAGCTTCTTTTGCCAGTTCCGCAGCTCTTTCAACTGCTTTCACTTCCCCAGCAATAACTACCTGACCAGGACAGTTAAAGTTTGCAGGTCCAACTATGCCATCTGAAGCTGCGGTCTTACAGCATTCTATTACTTTTTCGTTATCCAATCCCAGTATAGCCGCCATTGCTCCAACGCCTACCGGAACAGCTTCCTGCATAAACTTCCCTCTTTTTCTTACAAGCGCAACAGCGTCTTTAAATGACATAGTACCTGCTGCTACATGAGCCGAATACTCACCAAGACTAAGCCCTGCTACAACATCAGGCTTGATTCCGTTTTCTAAAAGAGGTTGAAGACACGCTATGCTTGTGGTCACAATAGTAGGCTGTGTATTCTCGGTTATTTTTAATGTTTCATCATCACTCTCAAAAACCATTTTTTTCACATCAAAGCCTAAAGCTTCTGATGCCTGATTAAACACCTCGTCTGAAGCCTTATATGCCTCAGCTATTTCCTTTCCCATACCAACATATTGTGCACCTTGGCCGGAAAATATAAACGCTAGCTTTCCCATTTACTCCCCTCCATATTCATAAAGATTTTTTCTGCCTTCTGCTTTCAATACCAATTTTAATCTTTACTTGCTCCATTTTATCACTGCAGAACCCCAGGTCAAACCACCCCCGAAGCCAACCAAAACTAAATTGTCACCCTTGTTGATTTTACCGCCTCTATAAGCATCATTAAGACCAACAGGAATTGAAGCCGATGAAATGTTACCGTATTTTTGAATATTAGAAAATACTTTATCACTAGTAACACCTAGTCTTTTTGCTGCTCCCTCAAGTATTCTGATATTAGCCTGATGTGGAACAATAAGCTTAACATCATCCAATTTGAGACCTATCTCTTCTAACGCTTTATTTGTTCCATATTCCATTATCTTTACTGCAAATTTAAATACCTCACTGCCATCCATCCAGAAGACCCTTTTATCTTCTCCCTGCCTTTTTGCCGCCTCAGCTTCATTTACATAACAGCATGGAAGTGTTATATTATGGCCCATTTCTCCTACTGCTCCAATGCAAGTATTCAACACACCATAGCCTTCTTCTACAGGTCCAAGTACTGCTGCTCCTGCCCCATCACCGAAAAGCACACATGTATTTCTATCATTCCAATCCATCGCCTTAGTGAGAGATTCACATCCAACTACCAGAATATGCTTATACATTCCTGTTTTAATAAATTGCCCTGCAACAGTCATACTGTAAATAAAACCGGAACATGCTGCATTAAGATCAAAAGCAGCAGCCTTCTTAGCTCCAATCCCATTTTGGATCAAGCACGACATAGATGGAGTAAGATAATCCGGAGTCTCGGTTGCAACAATAATTAAATCCAGATCTTCGGCGTTTAAACCAGCATCTTCCAAAGCCCTCTTTGCAGCCTTAACTCCAATTTCATGCCCCGGTTCATTCTTTTCAAGAACTCTTCTTTCCGATATACCTGTTCTTTTAGTAATCCATTCATCCGTTGTATCAACCATCTTTTCCCAGTCAAAGTTAGTTAAAATCTTTTCTGGTAAACAGCTTCCAATCCCTAAAATCCCATAGCTACAAGTCTTGTTCAATGTCCTCAACCTCCATATTCACAAACTCATTTTTTATTGTTTCTACAATCCTGGTCCTTCCCAATATGTTTGCTTTTAATATTACATTCTTTATAGTCTTCATATTTGAATTACCATGGCTTTTTAGTACCAGACCATTTACCCCAATAATTAGGGCGCCTCCATTTTCATCAGGGTCAAGCAATTTTTTGACTTCCTTCATATCTTTCTTAAGCAATAGTGCACCAAGTTTAGTCTTAAGATTCTTATAAAAAACACCTTTAATCATACCAAACAAGAATGATGCCGAACCTTCTATAGTTTTAAGTGCAACATTCCCAACAAAACCATCACACACAGCAACTTCAGCCTTACCTCTGAAAATGTCAGTCCCTTCAATATTTCCAACAAAGTTTATATTTGACTCTTCAAGCAAGTTATGCGCCTGCTTGATAACCTCGTTCCCTTTCCCTTCTTCGGAGCCAATATTCAGAAGCCCAACCTTTGGATTTTCAATATTGAACATCTCCTTCATAAATATTGATCCCATAATAGCAAACTGCTGATAGTTGACTGGTTTACAAACTGTATTAAGTCCCGCATCTATAATTATGCATTTCCCGGTTTTTGTTGGTATTATGGCCGGGAAAGCTGGTCTATCCACGCCTTTAATCCTACCTAATATGAGCAATGCCCCAGTCATCAGAGCACCACTATTTCCACAAGAAATGAATATATCACCTTTTTTTTCTTTTAATAAATCAAAACCTACTACCATTGACGAGTCTTTCTTAGTCTTTATTGCTTTAGTAGGAGAATCCTCCACAGTAATAACTTCTGAAGCATGATGTATCTTAATTCTTGGGTTTAATAAGTTTTTCTCCCCAAGTATTTCTTCAATCTTATCTTTATCACCAATTAACAATATATCAAAACCTTGCGACTCATTAACTGCTTCAACACATCCTTTAACAATGTCTTGTGGTGCATTGTCCCCACCCATCGCATCTACTAATATAACCAAGAACATTCACTCCTACAAAAGTTTTGTCCGATAAAGCATCTTTTCACACGTTAAAAAAGCCTCAAATCTCATAAATATTATTAAAATACTTCCCTCTAAAACGCTTCTTTAACCGCATATTACGATTACCGCACCTAAATAAAATACTATGTCTCTCATATTTTTTCAAGGGATACCAGTATATATTTCCCCCGAAAAACTTCAACCTGCTTTTCTGTAATCTTCACCCA includes the following:
- the plsX gene encoding phosphate acyltransferase PlsX, encoding MVILVDAMGGDNAPQDIVKGCVEAVNESQGFDILLIGDKDKIEEILGEKNLLNPRIKIHHASEVITVEDSPTKAIKTKKDSSMVVGFDLLKEKKGDIFISCGNSGALMTGALLILGRIKGVDRPAFPAIIPTKTGKCIIIDAGLNTVCKPVNYQQFAIMGSIFMKEMFNIENPKVGLLNIGSEEGKGNEVIKQAHNLLEESNINFVGNIEGTDIFRGKAEVAVCDGFVGNVALKTIEGSASFLFGMIKGVFYKNLKTKLGALLLKKDMKEVKKLLDPDENGGALIIGVNGLVLKSHGNSNMKTIKNVILKANILGRTRIVETIKNEFVNMEVEDIEQDL
- a CDS encoding IS1634 family transposase yields the protein HDVTRFIKRNSISKSGDKVIDSYYIDQSVMMKEEKYDGYYAIATNLDEDVKTIIEISSKRYKIEDCFRVMKTNFSARPVHHRNRERIIAHFMVCYTALLIYRLLEVKLDDYGTHFTTENIIETLKNMEVINVQDMYYQSIYNGSQVCTALNAVFELGLVKKYYQPKELNKKIKNILT
- a CDS encoding IS110 family transposase — protein: MTLSAKKVRGRFDNPDEIAATLQKAARSSYRLPKTVTHSVNQVLAVSFSAIKAYKEQLKIFDKAIEEQIKLIPNPLTSIKGIGPVYSAGIIAEIGDIHRFKDHAALAKFAGISWTKHQSGNFTASNTKLIKFGNRYLRYYFMEATNKVRLHDHELKRFYELKYSQTPKTAHKRALALTARKFVRLVYALLHSNRLYIPPKGD
- the fabD gene encoding ACP S-malonyltransferase → MGKLAFIFSGQGAQYVGMGKEIAEAYKASDEVFNQASEALGFDVKKMVFESDDETLKITENTQPTIVTTSIACLQPLLENGIKPDVVAGLSLGEYSAHVAAGTMSFKDAVALVRKRGKFMQEAVPVGVGAMAAILGLDNEKVIECCKTAASDGIVGPANFNCPGQVVIAGEVKAVERAAELAKEAGAKRAMMLPVSAPFHCSMLKPAGEKLSAELDKIMFNDMKIPVVTNVTAEYILDKSVVKDLLVSQVSSPVLFEESIRKMIDDGVDTFVEIGPGKTLIGFVKKINKDVKTLNVDDLESLNTTLRELGALKSSGKMSIPNWK
- a CDS encoding beta-ketoacyl-ACP synthase III, with the protein product MNKTCSYGILGIGSCLPEKILTNFDWEKMVDTTDEWITKRTGISERRVLEKNEPGHEIGVKAAKRALEDAGLNAEDLDLIIVATETPDYLTPSMSCLIQNGIGAKKAAAFDLNAACSGFIYSMTVAGQFIKTGMYKHILVVGCESLTKAMDWNDRNTCVLFGDGAGAAVLGPVEEGYGVLNTCIGAVGEMGHNITLPCCYVNEAEAAKRQGEDKRVFWMDGSEVFKFAVKIMEYGTNKALEEIGLKLDDVKLIVPHQANIRILEGAAKRLGVTSDKVFSNIQKYGNISSASIPVGLNDAYRGGKINKGDNLVLVGFGGGLTWGSAVIKWSK